In Myxococcales bacterium, the DNA window AAAGGGCGACGACCAGGAGACTCGCGACAAGGCGTACGTCGCCGTGCGCAAGGCCGAGTTCGCTGCCGCCACGGCGCGCACCGTGGTCGCCGCGCGCGAGAAGAAAGAGGCCGAGGTCGAGGCCCAGAAGTACCAGACCGAGACCCTGAAGAAGACCGAGGCCGAGCTCGCCAACACCAAGAACGCGCTCTCGAAGACCCAAGACGACCTGAAGCGCGAGGCCGCCGCCCGCGCCGAGGCCGAGAAGCGCGCGGCCCAGGCCCTCGCCGACCTTCAGAAGATCGCCGCCGTCAAAAAAGAAGACCGCGGCATGGTCATCACGCTGCAAGGCGGCGTCCTCTTCCAGACCGACAAGAGCGACCTCCTCCCCGGCGCCATGGCGCAGCTCAATCAGGTCGGCGAGGCGCTCGTCCGCAACAGCCCCGACTCGCGCATCACCGTCGAGGGCCACACGGACAACCAAGGCCAGGCCTCGCACAACCAAGAGCTGTCGCAGAAGCGCGCCGAGTCGGTCGCGACGTACCTCAAGTCGCGCGGCATCGCGCCCGATCGCGTCACCGCGGTGGGCAAGGGCGCCGACAAGCCCGTCGCCGACAACAAGACGATCGAAGGCCGCGCCCAGAACCGGCGCGTCGAGATCATCGTCGAGCCCCCGAAGTAACGCGCGACGAGGCTCCGTCGCACGAGGCGCCCGGTGCGTCCCCCCGAACGGTGGGGCCCCGGGCGTCGTCGTTTTCGGGCCGTAACCTGCCGCAAGCACGAATGAATCGGGGGCCGTTCGCTATCGCTTGACACCGAGGGCCGTTTCTGAGAAGACCGTCGGCGGAGAGCTGTCCGAGTGGCCGAAGGAGCCTGATTCGAAATCAGGTGGAGGTGCAAGCTTCCCAAGGGTTCGAATCCCTTGCTCTCCGCTAGAACAAGAAACCCTCGCTTCGACGAAGCGAGGGTTTTTTCATAGGGCTCGCGAGCCGCCGCCTTCGCTGTCAGTTCATCTCGCGTGGCGCGGCGGGAGGGGTGAGCTCCGCGCCCGGCATGCCGATGGGCGTGAGGTTGTCGGGGTTGCCCACCGGGATGACACGCTTGCCTTGGATGTCCTCGACGTCGACCACGATCTCGACGGCCACGTTGCCCGCGCGGGCGGCGCGAAGCCCCAGATCGAAGCCGACGATGCCAGCGGCCACCTGCACCTTGTACGGATCGACGAGGAGGTCCGGCTCGCTCGAGCGGCTCTGCGCGTTGAACACCCGGTTGAAGAGGCCGGGCCCCGCGAACGCCCCGGTGGCAGGCCTCGCAGCGATGTTCATGGCGGTGCCGAGATCGGCGGCGAGCTCGAGGAAATCGTCGGGCGGGAGGATGCCCTCGATGCGCGATTTGGGCGGAATCACGAACCACCGATCGATGCCGCTCGGGTTCGGGTTCATCGACTCTTCGCCCTCGCCGCCCGCCGCGAGGCCCGG includes these proteins:
- a CDS encoding DUF4398 and OmpA-like domain-containing protein produces the protein MKRLAALVGLGALSLSSVGCAEAIAPKELNDARSAYKTTAEGPAGKESLVELHNAKQSLDSAEAAFKEKGDDQETRDKAYVAVRKAEFAAATARTVVAAREKKEAEVEAQKYQTETLKKTEAELANTKNALSKTQDDLKREAAARAEAEKRAAQALADLQKIAAVKKEDRGMVITLQGGVLFQTDKSDLLPGAMAQLNQVGEALVRNSPDSRITVEGHTDNQGQASHNQELSQKRAESVATYLKSRGIAPDRVTAVGKGADKPVADNKTIEGRAQNRRVEIIVEPPK